One window of the Acidimicrobiales bacterium genome contains the following:
- a CDS encoding DUF222 domain-containing protein, which translates to MDVGALEGCSTAERADAIDQLHGLMSATHAQLLALVADYDRREDWREDGATSMADWLVARLGLSHRQAREWVRVARSLEELPTLATAFGEGRLCFDQLAPATKLAGPETEAAVAERARGCSAAQLEAAARRARPVGTEETNEAHRRRALRLWWDEEGGVLRISGRLADAEGAVVATAIGSLATAAGPDPVTRLYEPYESRCADALVELAS; encoded by the coding sequence ATGGATGTTGGAGCGCTGGAGGGCTGCTCGACGGCGGAGCGGGCCGACGCCATCGATCAGCTGCACGGCCTCATGAGCGCCACCCACGCCCAGCTGCTGGCGCTGGTGGCCGACTACGACCGCCGTGAGGACTGGCGCGAGGACGGCGCCACCTCCATGGCTGACTGGCTGGTGGCCCGCCTGGGCCTGTCCCACCGCCAGGCTCGGGAGTGGGTGCGGGTGGCCCGGTCCTTGGAGGAGCTGCCCACCCTGGCCACGGCCTTCGGGGAGGGGCGGCTGTGCTTCGACCAGCTGGCCCCGGCCACCAAGCTGGCCGGCCCCGAGACCGAGGCGGCGGTGGCCGAGCGGGCGAGGGGATGCTCGGCGGCCCAGCTGGAGGCGGCCGCCCGGCGAGCGAGGCCGGTGGGCACCGAGGAGACCAACGAGGCCCACCGCCGCCGGGCCCTGCGGTTGTGGTGGGACGAAGAGGGCGGTGTCCTTCGCATCTCCGGCCGCCTGGCCGACGCCGAGGGGGCGGTGGTGGCCACCGCCATCGGCAGCCTGGCCACCGCCGCCGGGCCCGACCCGGTGACCAGGCTCTACGAGCCCTACGAGTCCCGCTGCGCCGACGCCCTGGTCGAGCTGGCCTCC
- a CDS encoding MGMT family protein — translation MSDRGEQTFSERARAVIAGLEPGEVVTYGEVAAEVGAPGSARAVGRLLGTDGAGDLPWWRVVTSTGRLVPGHEGRHARLLRAEGVRVTRGRVDLRRR, via the coding sequence CTGAGCGACAGGGGTGAGCAAACTTTTTCCGAGCGGGCGCGCGCGGTGATCGCCGGCCTGGAACCAGGCGAGGTCGTGACCTACGGGGAGGTTGCGGCCGAGGTCGGTGCTCCCGGTTCGGCACGTGCGGTCGGGAGACTGCTCGGCACCGACGGGGCTGGTGATCTGCCGTGGTGGCGGGTGGTCACCTCGACTGGACGCCTCGTGCCGGGTCACGAGGGGCGCCACGCCCGCCTGTTGCGCGCTGAGGGCGTGCGCGTCACGCGTGGTCGGGTCGACCTTCGCCGGCGGTAA
- a CDS encoding xanthine dehydrogenase family protein molybdopterin-binding subunit has product MTVLTEPIRRSTGVARSRVEAPDKVTGRARYAFEHPLDDIAYAWPVASTIAKGEIRSIAADTALGLPGVLAVITPDNAPRLASTDDAELALFQSSSVAYRGQLVAAVVATSLEVARHAAERMTIDYAAASHDVTLTPDHPGLYAPDYVNPRFETDTVVGDLDVGLSSAAVRVDQTYRTPAEHNNPMEPHATIAAWDGDQLTLIDSSQGPPRVKPTIARLFNLDPVQVRVVSEHVGGGFGSKGFARPNVVLAAMAARVVHRPVKCALTRQQMFSVVGHRCPSIQRVQLGADKDGHLVAIGHDVVEQSSTIKEFAEQTAVATRHMYAAPHRRTTHRLARLDVPTPSWMRAPGECPGMFALESAMDELAQACDLDPVELRIRNEPIADPETGQPFSSRNLVACLREGAARFGWERRDPTPGVRRDGVWLVGTGVASSTYPARALPSTARVTVDDSGRFEVSIAAVDIGTGARTALLLIAAESLGVPTDAVEMRIGDSSLPDAMIAGGSMGTTSWTWAVVNACRALRERIEHDHGGTVPVGGLSAEASTEADIAALPSSARFAFGAQFAEVRVDTDTGEVRVPRLLGVFAAGRIVNATTARSQLIGGMTMGLSMALHEESVLDPEFGDFPNHDLASYHVAACADVMDIEASWVDEEEPELGPIGVKGIGEIGIVGTAAAIANAAHHATGIRVRDLPLRLDRMLR; this is encoded by the coding sequence GTGACTGTCCTCACCGAGCCGATCAGGCGATCGACCGGTGTGGCCCGCAGCCGGGTGGAAGCACCGGACAAGGTGACCGGCAGAGCCCGCTACGCGTTCGAACATCCCCTCGACGACATCGCCTACGCCTGGCCGGTCGCCTCGACGATCGCCAAGGGGGAGATTCGCTCCATCGCGGCGGACACCGCGCTCGGCCTTCCCGGCGTGCTGGCGGTCATCACACCGGACAACGCGCCACGCCTGGCGTCGACCGATGACGCCGAGCTGGCGCTGTTCCAGTCGAGCTCGGTTGCCTACCGCGGTCAGCTCGTGGCTGCCGTCGTGGCGACGAGCCTCGAGGTCGCACGCCACGCCGCCGAGCGCATGACGATCGACTACGCGGCCGCGAGCCATGACGTCACCCTGACCCCGGATCACCCCGGCCTGTACGCGCCGGACTACGTCAACCCGCGGTTCGAGACCGACACGGTGGTCGGTGATCTCGACGTCGGGCTCTCGAGCGCGGCGGTGCGAGTCGACCAGACCTACCGAACGCCGGCTGAGCACAACAACCCGATGGAGCCCCACGCGACGATCGCGGCCTGGGACGGTGACCAGCTGACGCTGATCGACTCCAGCCAGGGACCGCCCCGCGTCAAGCCGACCATCGCCCGCTTGTTCAACCTCGATCCCGTGCAGGTCCGCGTCGTCTCGGAGCATGTCGGCGGGGGCTTCGGATCGAAGGGCTTCGCCCGCCCCAACGTCGTCCTGGCGGCCATGGCAGCGAGAGTCGTGCACCGCCCGGTCAAGTGCGCCCTTACCCGCCAGCAGATGTTCTCTGTCGTCGGCCACCGCTGCCCCTCGATCCAGCGCGTGCAGCTGGGCGCCGACAAGGACGGCCACCTGGTCGCCATCGGCCATGACGTCGTCGAGCAGAGCTCGACGATCAAGGAGTTCGCCGAGCAGACCGCAGTCGCCACCCGTCACATGTACGCCGCACCACATCGGCGCACGACGCACCGGCTGGCGCGGCTCGATGTCCCGACGCCGTCGTGGATGCGGGCGCCGGGGGAGTGCCCGGGCATGTTCGCGCTCGAGTCGGCCATGGACGAGCTCGCCCAGGCCTGCGACCTCGATCCGGTCGAGCTGCGCATTCGAAACGAACCCATCGCCGATCCGGAGACCGGCCAGCCCTTCTCGAGCCGCAACCTGGTGGCGTGCCTGCGCGAGGGGGCAGCCCGGTTCGGCTGGGAGCGCCGGGATCCGACGCCGGGCGTGCGGCGCGACGGCGTCTGGCTGGTCGGAACGGGCGTGGCGTCGTCCACCTACCCAGCGCGAGCCCTACCGTCGACGGCCCGCGTCACCGTCGACGACTCGGGCCGTTTCGAGGTGTCGATCGCGGCCGTCGACATCGGCACCGGGGCGCGGACCGCGTTGCTGCTCATCGCAGCCGAGTCGCTTGGGGTCCCAACCGACGCTGTCGAGATGCGTATCGGCGACAGTTCGCTGCCGGATGCCATGATCGCCGGCGGCTCGATGGGCACCACGTCATGGACGTGGGCCGTCGTCAACGCCTGTCGTGCCCTCCGGGAGCGCATCGAGCATGACCACGGCGGCACGGTGCCGGTGGGCGGGCTGTCGGCGGAGGCGAGCACCGAGGCGGACATCGCCGCTCTCCCGAGCTCGGCCCGCTTTGCGTTCGGGGCGCAGTTCGCTGAGGTGCGGGTGGACACTGATACGGGTGAGGTGCGCGTTCCTCGCCTGCTCGGCGTGTTCGCCGCCGGACGCATCGTCAATGCCACGACCGCACGTTCGCAGCTCATCGGTGGCATGACGATGGGGCTCTCCATGGCCCTGCACGAGGAAAGCGTCCTCGACCCCGAGTTCGGCGATTTCCCGAACCACGACCTGGCCAGCTACCACGTGGCGGCTTGCGCCGACGTGATGGACATCGAGGCGAGCTGGGTCGACGAGGAGGAGCCCGAGCTGGGCCCCATCGGGGTGAAGGGAATTGGCGAGATCGGCATCGTGGGCACAGCAGCCGCCATCGCCAACGCCGCTCACCACGCCACCGGGATCCGGGTGCGCGACCTGCCCCTCCGGCTGGACAGGATGCTGCGCTGA
- a CDS encoding xanthine dehydrogenase family protein subunit M yields MRRFAYERAADTAGAIATVSGSSPAAFLAGGTNLVDLMKLGVEAPELLVDITRLPLDRIETTDGGVRIGAGVRNSDLVADLVIRRQLPVLARAVLAGASGQLRNVATVGGNLLQRTRCLYFQDVSKPCNKRMPGSGCPAMEGDHRNLAILGGSPSCIATHASDMAVALVALDAIVHLEDSGGPRAVPIGELYRLPGDEPHRDTTLPRGSLITAVEIPPLGFSRRSTYRKVRDRASYAFAVASVAAALDVHEGVVRDVRMALGAVAPVPWRAHRAEDALRGQPATEASFRRAAEAELADARPRRDNGFKVPLMSNVITRSLSDLAGLGP; encoded by the coding sequence ATGAGACGGTTTGCCTACGAGCGGGCCGCCGACACGGCGGGAGCCATCGCGACGGTCAGTGGCTCCTCGCCGGCCGCGTTCCTCGCTGGCGGCACCAACCTCGTCGACCTGATGAAGCTCGGCGTCGAGGCGCCCGAGCTCCTGGTCGACATCACCCGCCTGCCGCTCGACCGCATCGAGACGACTGATGGAGGCGTCCGAATCGGCGCCGGCGTCCGCAACAGTGACCTCGTCGCCGACCTCGTGATCCGACGCCAGCTGCCGGTGCTCGCCAGGGCCGTGCTGGCGGGTGCTTCGGGCCAGCTGCGCAATGTGGCCACCGTGGGCGGCAATCTCCTCCAGCGCACCCGCTGTCTGTACTTCCAGGACGTCAGCAAGCCGTGCAACAAGCGAATGCCGGGGTCGGGGTGTCCAGCGATGGAGGGCGATCACCGCAATCTCGCCATCCTGGGTGGGTCTCCATCGTGCATCGCCACCCACGCCTCCGACATGGCGGTCGCCCTGGTCGCCCTCGACGCCATCGTCCATCTCGAGGACAGCGGAGGACCCCGCGCCGTACCGATCGGCGAGTTGTACCGGCTGCCCGGTGACGAGCCCCATCGGGACACGACGCTGCCTCGGGGCTCGCTGATCACCGCGGTCGAGATTCCGCCCCTCGGCTTCAGCAGGCGGTCGACCTACCGCAAGGTCCGGGACCGGGCGTCGTATGCCTTCGCGGTCGCCTCGGTGGCCGCCGCCCTCGACGTGCATGAGGGCGTGGTGCGTGACGTGCGCATGGCCCTCGGCGCCGTCGCTCCGGTGCCGTGGCGCGCCCACCGGGCAGAAGACGCCCTCCGGGGCCAGCCGGCGACCGAAGCGAGCTTCCGGCGCGCAGCCGAGGCGGAGCTGGCCGACGCCCGACCACGCCGGGACAACGGGTTCAAAGTCCCGCTGATGAGCAACGTGATCACGCGCTCGCTCTCCGACCTCGCGGGGCTCGGCCCGTGA
- a CDS encoding 2Fe-2S iron-sulfur cluster-binding protein, with the protein MSDVQTVSRISLRVNGQSRELSIDNRTTLLDVLREHLDLVGSKKGCDHGQCGACTVLVDGRRANSCLLFAVAMEGADITTIEGLGADVGMHPVQSSFVDRDALQCGYCTPGQICSAVGMLAEVGAGWPSAATEDLGSQSITVDANEVRERMSGNFCRCGAYANIVPAILDNAR; encoded by the coding sequence ATGAGCGACGTCCAGACGGTGAGCCGGATCAGCCTGCGGGTGAACGGCCAGAGCCGGGAGCTGTCGATCGACAACCGGACGACGCTGCTCGACGTCCTGCGGGAGCACCTCGATCTCGTCGGATCGAAGAAGGGCTGCGATCACGGACAATGCGGGGCCTGCACCGTGCTCGTCGATGGTCGAAGGGCCAACAGCTGCCTGCTCTTCGCCGTGGCGATGGAGGGGGCCGACATCACCACCATCGAGGGGCTCGGCGCTGATGTCGGGATGCACCCGGTGCAGTCGTCCTTCGTCGACCGCGACGCCCTCCAGTGTGGGTACTGCACGCCTGGCCAGATCTGCTCGGCGGTGGGCATGCTGGCCGAGGTCGGAGCGGGCTGGCCGAGCGCCGCTACCGAGGACCTAGGCAGCCAGAGCATCACGGTCGATGCCAACGAGGTACGGGAGCGCATGAGCGGCAACTTCTGCCGCTGCGGTGCCTACGCCAACATCGTTCCTGCGATCCTCGACAACGCCCGATGA
- a CDS encoding class I SAM-dependent methyltransferase: MTESNDHSQETPHPPRAEDFDAMYAGTPPWDIGRPQPAFLQLAEAGELKGRLLDVGCGTGEHALMAAGLGLPATGIDAAPSAIALAEGKARDRQLTARFLVGDALELGAVGEQFDTVLDCGLFHIFDDDDRSRFIDSLRAAIPAGGCYFMLCFSDRQPGEWGPRRVTEDEIRSSFAAGWTVDGIEPTRIDITIDPEGAQAWLVALTRRVRS; this comes from the coding sequence GTGACAGAGAGCAACGACCACTCCCAGGAGACCCCACATCCACCGCGAGCCGAGGACTTCGACGCCATGTACGCCGGCACCCCGCCGTGGGACATCGGTCGGCCTCAGCCCGCCTTCCTCCAGTTGGCGGAGGCCGGCGAGCTCAAAGGGCGGCTGCTCGATGTCGGCTGCGGCACGGGCGAGCACGCGCTGATGGCTGCGGGTCTGGGGCTGCCAGCCACCGGCATCGACGCCGCCCCGAGCGCCATCGCCCTCGCCGAGGGCAAGGCCCGCGACCGGCAGCTGACTGCCCGCTTTCTCGTGGGCGATGCCCTGGAGCTGGGCGCCGTGGGCGAGCAGTTCGACACCGTGCTCGACTGCGGGCTGTTCCACATCTTCGACGACGATGACCGTTCCCGGTTCATCGACAGCCTTCGCGCCGCGATTCCCGCGGGTGGCTGCTACTTCATGCTGTGCTTCAGCGATCGGCAGCCGGGTGAGTGGGGCCCCCGACGGGTGACCGAGGACGAGATCAGGTCCAGCTTCGCCGCTGGATGGACCGTTGACGGCATCGAGCCGACGAGGATCGACATCACCATCGACCCCGAGGGCGCCCAGGCCTGGCTCGTCGCCCTCACCCGGCGGGTAAGGTCGTGA
- a CDS encoding HD domain-containing protein → MATTGVRASFKSFDQSTKEDWTAIMPQLQVTQSMVADRVLEQLGYLRNDYGGFPVDRLEHSLQTATRAERDGRDDEYLVCALVHDIGDTLAPFNHPTIAAGILEPFVSKANHWMVAHHGIFQGYYFWQHIGLDQNARDAYRESPFFDYTAEFCANYDQVAFDSDYKSEPLEHYEPLIRAFFGATTG, encoded by the coding sequence ATGGCGACCACGGGCGTACGAGCCTCGTTCAAGAGCTTCGACCAGTCCACCAAGGAGGACTGGACGGCGATCATGCCCCAGCTCCAGGTGACCCAGAGCATGGTCGCCGATCGTGTCCTCGAGCAGCTGGGCTACCTCCGCAACGACTACGGCGGGTTCCCCGTGGATCGGCTCGAGCACTCGCTGCAGACAGCGACCAGAGCCGAGCGAGACGGCCGTGACGACGAGTACCTCGTGTGCGCGCTGGTCCACGACATCGGCGACACCCTGGCCCCCTTCAACCATCCCACCATCGCCGCCGGCATCCTGGAGCCCTTCGTGTCCAAGGCAAACCACTGGATGGTCGCCCACCACGGGATCTTCCAGGGCTACTACTTCTGGCAGCACATCGGGCTGGACCAGAATGCCCGGGACGCCTACCGGGAGTCGCCGTTCTTCGACTACACGGCTGAGTTCTGCGCCAACTACGACCAGGTGGCCTTCGACAGCGACTACAAGAGCGAGCCGTTGGAGCACTACGAGCCCCTCATCCGCGCCTTCTTCGGGGCCACCACGGGGTAG
- a CDS encoding adenylate/guanylate cyclase domain-containing protein translates to MATEALGSLASAGDRERAIERLRAAAGQLGLEELEQRLDTAVRARTIGELAGLVWDLEPAASSEPQPAGVRQNVGFRLHAAAYWLTNGLLVGTWALTGHGFFWPFFPAAGWGIALGLHAVCVRSAQERRGRPRPEHRVWSLPPATVGPPPTTVGPPRTNGPSPKPTRRQVVAMFIDVVDSTRLTEVVGDEEWSRIRSRCRTLLRSCYATNGGAEVSAQGDGFLARFGSSCDAVRCGIEVQRRLRDQREDTGFAPGVRIGLHAGEAVEETGDLLGTVINMAARVTTEAQPAEVLITEAVADQLDGRFELEDRGLRTLKGLSRPRHLVAVRWAD, encoded by the coding sequence GTGGCAACCGAGGCCCTGGGGAGCCTGGCGTCCGCTGGGGACCGCGAGCGGGCGATCGAGCGCTTGCGCGCCGCCGCCGGCCAGCTGGGACTGGAGGAGCTGGAGCAGCGTCTCGACACTGCCGTCCGGGCCCGCACGATCGGCGAGCTGGCCGGGCTGGTCTGGGACCTCGAGCCGGCGGCCAGCAGTGAACCCCAGCCCGCCGGTGTACGCCAGAACGTCGGGTTCCGACTCCATGCCGCCGCCTACTGGCTGACGAACGGCCTCCTGGTCGGGACGTGGGCCCTGACGGGACACGGTTTCTTCTGGCCCTTCTTTCCCGCCGCCGGCTGGGGCATTGCGTTGGGCCTCCATGCCGTCTGTGTGCGCTCGGCGCAGGAGCGCCGTGGACGTCCAAGACCAGAGCACCGTGTGTGGTCATTACCGCCCGCGACCGTCGGGCCGCCGCCCACAACCGTCGGGCCGCCGCGCACCAACGGGCCCTCGCCCAAGCCGACGCGCCGCCAGGTGGTCGCCATGTTCATCGACGTCGTCGACTCCACTCGCTTGACGGAGGTGGTCGGCGACGAGGAATGGAGCCGGATCCGCTCGCGCTGTCGGACCCTGCTGCGCAGCTGCTATGCGACCAATGGCGGCGCCGAGGTAAGCGCCCAGGGCGACGGCTTCCTGGCTCGGTTCGGGTCGTCCTGCGACGCCGTGCGCTGCGGGATCGAGGTCCAGCGGCGCCTGCGGGACCAGCGTGAGGACACCGGTTTCGCCCCTGGCGTGCGCATCGGTCTGCACGCCGGCGAGGCGGTGGAGGAGACGGGGGACCTGCTGGGGACGGTCATCAACATGGCCGCCCGGGTCACGACGGAGGCCCAGCCGGCCGAGGTGCTCATCACCGAGGCCGTCGCCGACCAGCTCGACGGCCGATTCGAGCTGGAGGACCGGGGCCTGCGGACCCTCAAGGGTCTCTCCCGGCCGCGGCACCTGGTGGCCGTGCGCTGGGCGGACTGA
- a CDS encoding ParA family protein, whose amino-acid sequence MLIVVAALKGGVGKTTVAVGLAEAAAVEHGSSLLVDADPQASAMRWSDTASEEGSGLRAVTVALPTRDLRRRLSGIGGGYPVVVVDTPPGQLPIVSAAVDLADIVVVPSQTSWSDLDRLDGTLDLAREARVPAMVVLNRVRAGTRSLDEATASLEEARVWLAKTALPQREAIAATYGRRPGSALTSLTGELVAEIEAGVNTRRKRRR is encoded by the coding sequence GTGCTGATCGTCGTTGCGGCCCTCAAGGGCGGAGTTGGGAAGACGACCGTTGCCGTCGGCCTGGCCGAGGCGGCTGCCGTGGAGCATGGCTCCTCGCTGCTCGTCGACGCCGATCCGCAGGCCTCGGCCATGCGCTGGTCGGACACGGCGTCCGAGGAGGGCTCCGGGCTCCGGGCGGTCACGGTGGCGCTACCCACCCGGGATCTCCGACGTCGCCTGAGTGGGATCGGCGGCGGCTACCCCGTGGTGGTGGTGGACACACCGCCCGGCCAGCTGCCCATCGTCAGCGCCGCCGTGGACCTGGCCGACATCGTTGTCGTGCCCTCCCAGACCAGCTGGTCCGACCTCGACCGGCTGGACGGGACCCTGGACCTGGCCCGTGAAGCCCGCGTCCCGGCGATGGTGGTGCTGAACCGGGTCCGGGCCGGCACCCGGTCCCTGGACGAGGCCACGGCCAGCCTCGAGGAGGCCCGGGTCTGGTTGGCCAAGACCGCCCTCCCCCAGCGAGAGGCAATCGCCGCCACCTACGGCCGCCGCCCCGGATCGGCCCTCACCTCCCTGACGGGGGAGCTGGTGGCCGAGATCGAGGCGGGGGTCAACACCCGTCGCAAGCGTCGCCGCTGA
- a CDS encoding leucyl aminopeptidase: MTIAFSTASEVPDNLDAVAVPVFAGLDPIPGAPVEIDRRYCEQRGFDAKAGEALPMQGDDGVTVVAVGLGAPGEVGRESFRKAGAAFARTSWQAATAAFSLPGSRPAGLDAAEAAEAVAEGMSLAAYQFTTYKAQAKPSRLERVSVVGDDVTKLGAGVARGARIAEAVSMARDLVNEPAGAMTPRRLAEVARELADRHGMSVTVLDEVAIASEGLGGLAGVAQGSDEPPRLIELVYEPSNPASGAGDGDIPTVALVGKGITFDSGGLSIKTADGMMTMKTDMSGAAAVLATMSALADLDVGVKVIAIMPTTENMPGGRAVKPGDVLKIRNGKTIEVLNTDAEGRLVLADGLSLAAEAAPDAIVDIATLTGACVVALGRQIAGVMGNSEELVSQVRTASERAGELVWHLPLPEEYRKGIESEVADMKNISSPAGAGGALTAGLILGEFVDGVPWAHLDIAGPARSDSDEGYTRKGATGFGVRTLIELVSLFEAPRREPSAPR; the protein is encoded by the coding sequence ATGACGATCGCCTTCTCCACCGCCAGCGAGGTTCCGGACAACCTGGATGCCGTCGCCGTCCCTGTGTTCGCGGGCCTCGACCCGATCCCCGGAGCTCCGGTCGAGATCGACCGCCGGTACTGCGAGCAGCGGGGCTTCGACGCCAAAGCGGGTGAGGCCCTGCCGATGCAGGGCGATGATGGCGTCACCGTCGTGGCGGTCGGTCTGGGCGCGCCCGGTGAGGTGGGGCGGGAGAGCTTTCGGAAGGCAGGCGCTGCGTTCGCCCGGACCTCCTGGCAAGCGGCGACGGCGGCCTTCAGCCTCCCGGGGTCACGACCAGCGGGCCTCGACGCCGCCGAGGCCGCCGAAGCGGTAGCCGAGGGGATGTCTCTGGCCGCTTACCAGTTCACGACCTACAAGGCTCAGGCGAAGCCGAGTCGGCTCGAGCGTGTGTCGGTTGTCGGGGACGACGTCACCAAGCTTGGAGCTGGCGTGGCGCGGGGCGCCCGAATCGCCGAAGCGGTCTCCATGGCCCGTGATCTGGTCAACGAGCCCGCCGGGGCGATGACGCCGAGGCGCCTCGCCGAGGTGGCCCGGGAGCTGGCCGACCGGCACGGCATGTCGGTGACCGTCCTCGACGAGGTGGCGATCGCCAGCGAGGGCCTGGGCGGGCTGGCCGGCGTGGCGCAGGGCTCGGACGAGCCGCCTCGCCTGATCGAGCTCGTCTATGAGCCCTCGAACCCCGCGTCTGGCGCCGGTGACGGGGACATACCGACCGTCGCTCTCGTGGGCAAGGGCATCACGTTCGACTCCGGAGGGCTGTCGATCAAGACCGCCGACGGGATGATGACGATGAAGACGGACATGAGCGGGGCCGCCGCCGTGCTCGCCACCATGTCGGCCCTCGCCGACCTCGATGTCGGGGTCAAGGTGATCGCCATCATGCCGACCACCGAGAACATGCCCGGTGGCCGAGCCGTCAAGCCAGGGGATGTGCTGAAGATCCGGAACGGCAAGACGATCGAGGTGCTCAACACCGACGCCGAGGGGCGACTGGTCCTGGCCGACGGGCTCTCGCTGGCGGCCGAGGCCGCTCCTGACGCCATCGTCGACATCGCGACCCTCACCGGCGCCTGCGTCGTTGCCCTCGGCCGCCAGATCGCCGGCGTCATGGGCAACAGCGAGGAGCTCGTGAGCCAGGTACGAACGGCGTCCGAACGGGCCGGCGAGCTCGTCTGGCACCTTCCGCTACCCGAGGAGTATCGCAAGGGCATCGAGTCAGAGGTGGCGGACATGAAGAACATCTCTTCACCCGCCGGCGCCGGCGGGGCCCTCACGGCTGGCCTCATCCTGGGCGAGTTCGTCGACGGGGTCCCCTGGGCGCACCTGGATATCGCCGGACCGGCGCGCTCGGACTCCGACGAGGGCTACACGCGCAAGGGAGCCACCGGCTTCGGCGTGCGCACCCTCATCGAGTTGGTGTCGCTGTTCGAGGCGCCGCGTCGGGAGCCGTCGGCGCCGCGTTGA
- a CDS encoding cob(I)yrinic acid a,c-diamide adenosyltransferase gives MKIYTRRGDDGTTGLLYGGRVRKDSATIDLNGAVDEAQAALGVARAEAERGSELDELLIGLERDLWVLMAEVATAPDNLHKLTPGVSLVTPDMVTALEARIDALDDSFEMPTEFVVPGQTRVAALLDTARTVVRRAERLSLSFVEGSQVGPYLNRLSDLCWTMARWQEDEHLPSRSGGKRRQPRKES, from the coding sequence GTGAAGATCTACACCAGGCGTGGCGACGACGGCACCACGGGCCTCCTGTACGGCGGTCGGGTGCGCAAGGACTCCGCCACCATCGACCTCAACGGGGCGGTTGACGAGGCCCAGGCTGCCCTGGGTGTCGCCCGGGCCGAGGCGGAGCGGGGCTCGGAGCTCGACGAGCTGCTGATCGGCCTGGAGCGGGATCTGTGGGTCCTCATGGCCGAGGTGGCGACGGCGCCCGACAACCTGCACAAGCTGACGCCGGGCGTGAGCCTGGTCACCCCCGACATGGTGACCGCCCTGGAAGCCCGGATCGACGCCCTCGACGACAGCTTCGAGATGCCGACCGAGTTCGTGGTGCCGGGACAGACCCGCGTGGCCGCCCTCCTGGACACCGCCCGCACGGTCGTGCGGCGAGCCGAGCGGCTGTCCCTGTCCTTCGTCGAGGGGTCGCAGGTCGGCCCGTACCTCAACCGCCTGTCCGACCTGTGCTGGACGATGGCCCGGTGGCAGGAGGACGAGCATCTGCCCAGTCGCTCGGGGGGCAAGAGACGCCAGCCACGCAAGGAGTCCTGA